CCGGCGTCGTGAAGGGCTTCGCCTTCGCGCTCGGCCTGACCACGATCATCGACCTGGTGGTGTTCTTCTGGTTCACCCACCCGATGGTCTCCTACCTGGCCAAGTACCGCTTCTTCAACAAGGGGCACCGCCTGTCCGGGCTGAGCCCCGAGACGCTCGGTGTCTCGCGCGTCGCGACCGGAGGGAACGCCTGATGGGCCGCTTCTCACAGCTCGGCAACGACCTGCACAGCGGGAGGCGCTCGATCGACTTCGTCGGTCGCCGGTGGTACCTCTACGCCGTCTCGGCCGTGCTCATCGCCATCGCCGTGTTCGGCCTGTCCTACAAGGGCCTCAACCTCGGCATCGAGTTCACCGGCGGCACGCAGTACCGCGTGCCGGTCGCCTCGGCGACCCAGGACGACGCCGACGCCCTGCGCACGGCCGTCGTCGACTCCGGGGTCGAAGGGGCCGGCAACCCGATCGTCAGCACCGCCGGCGACGACGCGGTCCAGATCCAGGTCGAGGCGCTGAGCCTCGAGGACTCCGCCACCGTCACCGAGGCGATCGTGGCGGCCGCGGGTGTCAGCGCCGACGACCTCTCGCAGGAGGACATCGGCGCCTCGTGGGGGCGTCAGATCGCCGAGCGGGCCCTGATCGGTCTCGTGGTCTTCGTGGTCCTGGTCGTGCTCTTCATCTGGGCCTACTTCCGCGAGTGGAAGATGTCGGTGGCCGCGCTGGTCGCGCTGGCCCACGACGTGATCATCACCGTGGGCGTCTACGCCTTCACCGGCTTCGAGGTCACCCCGGCCACCGTGACCGGCATCCTGACCATCCTGGCGTTCTCGCTCTACGACACCGTGGTGGTCTTCGACAAGGTCCGCGAGAACACCGCCGCCATGCGCGAGTCGCGCAAGAGCTACGCGCAGGCGGCCAACCTGGCGGTCAACCAGACCCTCGTGCGCTCGATCAACACCTCGCTGGTGGCACTGCTGCCGGTCGGCTCGATCCTCTACGTCGGGGCCGTCCAGCTGGGTGCGTCCTCGCTGCAGGACCTCGCCCTGGCGCTGTTCGTCGGCATGGCGGCCGGCACCTACTCCTCGGTGTGCATCGCCACCCCGATGCTGGTGCACCTGAAGAACACCGAGGACGACGTGAAGCTCGCCGAGAAGCGGGCCAAGGCCCGTGAGCGCGCGGCCGCCGACCCGTACGCCGCGGTGCCCAACTTCGCCGAGGACATGCCGATCCACAACGACCCGGGCGTCGACCCGTCGTCGCAGCGGTGAGGGCGGGGGCGCTCGAGGCCGGGCGCGAGGCACTCTCGCGGCTGGTCCTCGACATCCCCGATCACCCCGAGCCGGGGGTGGTGTTCAAGGACATCACCCCCGTCCTCTCGGACCCCGCCGGGCTGGCGGCGGTCGTGGCCGGGCTCACCACCGCCGGGCTCGACGAGGCCGGGGCGCCCCGCGTCGACGTCGTGGTCGGCATGGAGGCGCGCGGCTTCATCCTCGCCCCACCGGTCGCCCTCGCGCTCGGGGCGGGCTTCGTGCCGGTGCGCAAGGCCGGCAAGCTCCCCCGGGAGACCCACGCCGTCTCCTACGACCTCGAGTACGGCTCGGCGACGCTGGAGCTGCACCGCGACGCCCTGGCCCCCGGGGCCCGGGTGCTGCTGGTCGACGACGTCCTGGCCACCGGTGGCACGGCTCGTGCCACCGCGGAGCTGGTGGAGACCTGCGGCGCCGAGGTGGTGGGGGTTGCGGTGCTGCTGGACCTCGCCTTCCTGCCCTGGCGCCGGGCGCTCGGCGATATCGATGTGACCAGTCTGCTGAGCATCGAGTGACCCCCGCCTCCTAGACTGGGCAGATGAGCGAGGACCGCAGCGCACCTCCCGGCCCACGGGTCCCGCCGCGGCGTCCCGACCGGGCGGCCTCCGCTGAGCGGAGCGGCGAGTCGACCTCCCCCTCGGCGCGGTCGATGCGCGCGCGCCTGGCGCGGATGGGGACCCGCACCCAGACGCACAACCCGGTCCTGGAGCCGCTCTTCCGGGCGGTGCGGGCCAACCACGCCAAGGCCGACCTGGCGCTGCTGGAGCGCGCCTACGCCACGGCCGAGGAGCTGCACGCGAGCCAGGTCCGCAAGAGCGGTGACCCCTACATCACCCACCCGCTGGCCGTCACCACGATCCTGGCCGGTATCGGCATGACCGAGCCGGTGCTGGTCGCGGCCCTGCTGCACGACACCGTCGAGGACACGCCGTACACCCTCGAGGAGCTCACCGCCGACTTCGGCGAGGAGGTGGCCCAGCTCGTCGACGGGGTGACCAAGCTCGACAAGGTCGTCTACGGCGACTCGGCGCAGGCCGAGACCATCCGGAAGATGATCGTCGCGATGTCGCGCGACATCCGGGTCCTGGTGATCAAGCTCGCCGACCGCCTGCACAACATGCGCACGCTGCGGTTCGTGCCGCAGAAGAGCCAGGAGCGCACGGCGCGCGAGACCCTCGACATCTACGCCCCGCTGGCGCACCGGCTGGGCATGAACACCATCAAGTGGGAGCTGGAGGACCTCGCGTTCGCGACCCTGCACCCCAAGATCTACGACGAGATCGTGCGGATGGTCGCCGAGCGCGCACCCTCGCGCGACCAGTTCATGGCCGAGGTCATCAGCCAGGTGGAGAACGACCTGCGCGACGCCCGCATCAAGGCCAAGGTGACCGGTCGCCCCAAGCACTACTACTCGATCTACCAGAAGATGATCCTGGGCGGTCGGGAGTTCTCCGACATCTACGACCTGGTCGGCATCCGGGTCCTCGTCGACGACGACCGCGACTGCTACGCCGTCCTCGGTGTCCTGCACTCCCGGTGGAACCCGGTGCTGGGGCGCTTCAAGGACTACGTCGCGATGCCGAAGTTCAACATGTACCAGTCGCTGCACACGACGGTGATCGGACCGCAGGGCAAGGCCGTGGAGATGCAGATCCGCACCTTCGCCATGCACCGCCGCGCCGAGTACGGCGTCGCGGCGCACTGGAAGTACAAGGAGGACGGCCGCAACGGGGTCGACACCGAGAAGCGTGCCGACGCCGGTTCGGGGGACATGAGCTGGGTCCGCCAGCTCCTGGACTGGCAGAACGAGGTCGAGGACCCGGGGGAGTTCCTGGAGTCGCTGCGCTTCGAGATCAACCGGGCCGAGACCTACGTCTTCACCCCGCGCGGGGACGTCATCGCGCTGCCCTCCGGCTCGACCCCGGTCGACTTCGCCTACGCCGTGCACACCGAGGTCGGTCACCGCACGATCGGGGCCCGGGTCAACGGCCGCCTCGTGCCGCTGGAGTCGACCCTGGACAACGGTGACGTGGTGGAGGTCTTCACCTCCAAGTCACCGACCGCGGCGCCTTCCCAGGACTGGTTGGGCTTCGTGAAGTCCAACCGCGCCCGCTCCAAGATCCGGCAGTGGTTCACCAAGGAGCGTCGCGAGGAGTCGATCGAGCAGGGCAAGGAGCAGATCGCCAAGCTCATGCGCAAGGAGGGGCTGCCGCTCAAGCGGCTGCTCACCCACGACTCCCTGACCCTGGTCGCCGACCACTTCAAGCTCGCCGACGTCTCCTCGCTCTACGCGGCGGTCGGTGAGAACAACCTCTCCGCGCAGGCGGTCGTCAAGCAGGTCATCGACCTGCACGGCGGGACCGGCGGCGCCGAGGAGGACCTCGCCGAGGCGGTCACCATCACCGGGCGACGCTCCCGGCGCAGCGCCTCGCACGGCGACGCCGGGGTGGTCGTCAAGGGAGCCTCGGACCTGTGGGTCAAGCTCGCCAAGTGCTGCACCCCCGTGCCGCCCGACCCGATCCTCGGTTTCGTGACCAAGGGTGGGGGAGTCTCGGTCCACCGCCGCGACTGCACCAACGCCGGCGACCTCGAGGCGCGCCCGGAGAAGCTGCTCGAGGTCGAGTGGGCGCCGACGGAGTCCTCGACCTTCCTGGTCAACATCCAGGTCGAGGCCCTCGACCGCGCCCGGCTGCTCTCCGACATCACGATGGCGCTCTCCGACGCGCACGTGAACATCCTCTCGGCGAACCTGCAGACCTCCCGGGACCGGGTGGCCAAGAGCAGGTTCACCTTCGAGATGGCCGAGGCCAAGCACCTCGACAACGTGATCAAGGCCGTGCGCAACGTGCCGGGCGTCTTCGACGCCTACCGCGTCACGGGGTAGGCGTCGGGCGAGCCGCCCAGCTCGCCGACGACGAGCTACGAAAAATCTGCGCTGGCGCGCTTGGCCATGTCGAGGAAGGCCTGACGCGAGGCGAGGTTCTCCTCGAGCTCCTTGACCTTCTTCTCGTTGCCCGAGGCCTTGGCCTTCTCCAGGTCCGCGGAGACCTTGTCGATGGCGGCTTGCAGCTGGCTGACCATGTCGTCGGCACGTGCGGACTTCTCGGGGTCCGAGCGGCGCCACTGCTCCTGCTCGAGGTCGCGGATCAGGTTCTCGACCTTGCGGATGCGCCCCTCGAGCTCCTTCATCCGGGCCCGGGGGACCTTGCCGGCGGCGTCCCAGCGGTCTGCGATGTCGCGGAAGGTGCGCTTGGCGGCCTCGACGTCGGCGCCCCCGCCCTCCAGGGCGGGCAGCAGCGCCTCGGCCTCGACCAGCAGGGCCTCCTTGACCTCCGCGTTGGCCGCGAACTCCTCGTCGAGCTTGGCGTTCTCGGCGTCCCGGGCGCCGAAGAAGGCGTCCTGGGCGCCTCGGAAGCGCTTCCACAGGGCGTCGTCGACGTCCTTGGGGGCGGGACCGGCGGCCTTCCACTGCGTCATCAGGTCGCGGTACCGGCCGGCGGTGGGACCCCACTCGGTGGAGTCGGCCAGCGCCTCGGCCTCCTTGACCAGGCGCTCCTTGACCGCCCGGGCTCCCTCGCGCTGCTCGTTGACCTCGGCGAAGTGGGCCTTGCGGCGGCGGGTGTAGGTGGTGCGCGCGGTGGAGAAGCGGCGCCACAGCGCGTCGTCGCCCGCGCGGTCGATGCGCGGGATCTTCTTCCACTGGTCCAGCAGGTCGCGCAGCCGGTTCGCGCCACCGCGCCAGTCGTTGCCCTCGGCGATCTTCTCCGCCTCGGCGACGACCTTCTCCTTGGCGGCCTTGGCCTCGGCCTGCTTGGCCGCCTTCTCCGCCTTGCGGGCCTCGCGCTGGGAGGCGATGACGGGGCCGAGGGCGTCCAGGCGTCCGATCAGCGAGGCCAGGTCACCGACGGCGTTGGCGCCCTCGACCTGACCCGCGACGGTCCGGACGGACTCGGCGGCCTCCTCGGGGCTCATCACCCCGGAGTTGATCCGCTTCTCGAGCAGCTCGACCTCGAAGGCGAGCGCGGCGTACCGCTCGGTGTAGAAGGCCAGCGCCTCCTCGGGCGTGCCCTCGGGGTACTGCCCCACGGAACGTTCACCGTCGGCGGTCCTCACGTACACGGTCCCGTCGCTGTCGACCCGGCCCCACTCGTGGCTCGTCACGGCTCGTCCCTGGTGTTCGGTGCCCTCGAGGGGCAGTGTGGTCAGCGGCACAGCGCGGCCCGGAGCCGCGGCAGGCCCCCATGCTAGTCATGCAGAGGATCTCGGTTCGGCCCTGCCCGTCCGGATCGCTAGGGTTGCCGGGTGTTGATCGCCGGCTTCCCCGCAGGTCCCTGGGGCACCAACTGCTACGTCGTGGCCACGGGCCCGGGCCAGGAGTGCGTGGTCGTCGACCCCGGCAAGGACGCCGCCTCCGGCGTGGCCGACGTCGTGCGCGAGCACCGGCTCAAGCCGGTCTCGGTGCTGGTGACCCACGGCCACCTCGACCACATGTGGTGCGTCACGCCGGTCGCGGGCGCCTACGACGCCAAGGCGTGGATCCACCCCGAGGACCGGCACCTGCTGGCCGACCCGCTGGCCGGCATCTCCACCGACATGCGTCGGATGCTGCCGCAGCTGCTCGGCAGCCAGGACGCCGCCTGGACCGAGCCGGACGACGTCAAGGAGCTCGGCGACGGGGCCACCCTGGAGCTTGCGGGCGTGGAGTTCCTCGTCGACCACACCCCGGGCCACACCCGCGGCTCGGTCACCTTCCGCACGCCGTACGCCGACAGCGCCGACGTCTCCGAGGTGATGTTCTCCGGCGACCTGCTCTTCGCAGGTTCGATCGGTCGCACCGACCTGCCCGGCGGCGACCACCCGACGATGCTGCGCTCGCTGGCGACCAAGGTGCTGCCGCTGGCCGACGACATCGTCGTGCTCCCGGGCCACGGGGAGCAGACGTCGATCGGCCGCGAGCGCGTCACCAACCCCTACCTCCTCGACCTCGCCGACCAGCACGTCGACGGCGGTCCGGGCACCGACCCCGTGACGCGGGGGCTCTGAGATGGCCAGGCCGACCCCGCTGAGCGGGTTCCCCGAGCTGCTGCCCGAGCAGCGCATCGTCGAGCAGCAGGTGATCGACACCCTGCGCGAGACCTTCGAGCTGCACGGCTTCGCCGGCATCGAGACCCGCGCCGTCGAGCCGGTCGACCAGCTGCTGCGCAAGGGCGACACCTCCAAGGAGGTCTACCTGCTGCGCCGCCTCCACGAGGAGTCCGCGGAGGGACACTCCGGGATCGGCCTGCACTTCGACCTCACGGTGCCCTTCGCCCGCTACGTGCTGGAGAACGCGGGCAAGCTGGAGTTCCCGTTCCGCCGCTACCAGGTGCAGAAGGTCTGGCGCGGCGAGCGCCCCCAGGACGGCCGCTACCGCGAGTTCACCCAGGCCGACATCGACGTGGTCGGCCGGGACGTCCTGCCCTTCCACCACGACGTCGAGGTCACCCGGGTGATGGTGGACGCGCTGAGCCGGCTGACCGACCCCGCGCGGCTGGGCCTGCCCGGCTTCCGGCTGCAGGTCAACAACCGCAAGCTCATCCAGGGCTTCTACGCCGGGCTCGGCGTCGCCGAGGGCGACGCCACCGACGAGGTCATGCGCCTGGTCGACAAGCTCGACAAGCTGCCGACCTCGAAGGTCCACGAGCTGCTGACGGCCGAGGGCGGCCTGGACGCGGCCACCGCCGACCGGGTCCTGGCGCTGGCCACGATCCGTGCCACCGACGACTCGTTCGTGGCGGCCGTGCGTGACCTCGGGGTCAGCCACGAGCTGCTCGACGAGGGGCTCGAGGAGCTCGCCGCCCTCGTGCGGGCCTGTGCCGACCTGGTCACCGACCGGGTCCGTGTCGAGGCGGACCTCTCGATCGCCCGCGGCCTGGACTACTACACCGGCACCGTCTTCGAGACCCGCCTGGACGGCTACGAGTCGCTGGGCTCGATCTGCTCCGGCGGCCGCTACGACGCGCTGGCCAGCGACGGTCGCGCGACCTACCCCGGCGTCGGGATCTCGCTCGGTGTCAGCCGGGTCCTCGTCCCGCTGCTGGCGCGCACCGGCCTGGCCGCCGACCGCAAGGTCCCCAGCGCGGTGGTCGTCGCCGTCACCGACGAGGACTCCCGTGCCGCCTCCGACGCGGTCGCGCACGCACTGCGCTCGCGCGGCGTGCCGTGCGAGGTCGCCGCATCGGCGCAGAAGTTCGGCAAGCAGATCCGCTACGCCGAGCGGCGCGGGGTCCCGTACGTCTGGTTCCCCGCAAGCCCGGGCAGCGAGCACGGCCACCAGGTCAAGGACATCCGCACAGGGGAGCAGGTCGAGGCCGATCCGGCCACCTGGTCCCCGCCCGCCGGGGACCTCCGTCCCCGGGTCTCGACAGGCTCGACCAACAACTCCGAGGAGAAGCAGCAGTGATCCGCACCCATGACGCCGGGGCCCTCCGCCCCGAGCACGTCGGCCAGACCGTCACCCTCGCCGGGTGGGTGGCCAACCGTCGCGATCACGGTGGCGTGGCCTTCCTCGACCTGCGCGAGGCCAGCGGCATCGTCCAGGTCGTCGTGCGCGACGAGGAGGTCGCCCACCAGCTGCGCTCGGAGTACTGCCTCAAGGTGGTCGGGGAGGTCGTGGCCCGCAAGGACGGCAACGAGAACCCCAACCTCGCCACCGGCGCGATCGAGGTCGTGGCCAGCGAGGTCGAGGTGCTCAGCGCCGCGGCGGCGCTGCCGTTCCCGATCTCCGAGCACGTGGAGGTCGGTGAGGAGGCGCGCCTCAAGCACCGCTACCTCGACCTGCGCCGCCCCGGCCCCAACGCCGCCCTGCGCCTGCGCAGCAAGGTCAACAAGGCCGCCCGCGACGTGCTGGACCGCCACGACTTCGTCGAGGTCGAGACCCCCACGCTGACCCGCAGCACCCCCGAGGGCGCCCGCGACTTCCTGGTGCCCGCGCGCCTGAAGCCCGGCAGCTGGTACGCCCTGCCGCAGAGCCCGCAGCTGTTCAAGCAGCTGCTCATGGTCGGCGGCATGGAGCGCTACTTCCAGATCGCCCGCTGCTACCGCGACGAGGACTTCCGCGCCGACCGGCAGCCCGAGTTCACCCAGCTCGACATCGAGATGTCCTTCGTCGAGCAGGACGACGTGATCGCGCTGGCCGAGGAGATCCTCTCCGCGCTGTGGGCGCTGATCGGCCACGAGGTCCCGACGCCGCTGCCGCGGATGACCTACGCCGAGGCGATGGCCCGCTACGGCTCCGACAAGCCCGACCTGCGAATGGGCCAGGAGCTCGTCGAGTGCACCGACTACTTCAAGGACACCCCGTTCCGCGTCTTCCAGGCGCCGTACGTCGGTGCCGTGGTCATGCCCGGCGGCGCGAGCCAGCCGCGCAAGCAGCTCGACGCCTGGCAGGAGTGGGCCAAGCAGCGCGGCGCCAAGGGCCTGGCCTACGTCCTGGTCGGTGAGGACGGCGAGCTCGGGGGACCGGTCGCCAAGAACATCACCGACGAGGAGAAGGCCGGGCTGGCCGCCCACGTCGGCGCCCAGCCGGGCGACTGCATCTTCTTCGCCGCCGGGCCGGTCAAGGCCAGCCGGGGCCTGCTGGGTGCCGCACGCCTGGAGATCGGCCGTCGCTGCGGCCTCATCGACGAGGACGCCTGGTCGTTCCTGTGGGTCGTGGACGCGCCCCTGTTCGAGCCGGCCTCCGACGCCGTCGCCAGCGGCGACGTCGCGGTCGGCGCCGGTGCCTGGACCGCCGTGCACCACGCCTTCACCAGCCCCCAGGACGTCGAGGGCTTCGACGCCGACCCGGGTGACGCGCTGGCGTGGGCCTACGACATCGTCTGCAACGGCAACGAGATCGGTGGCGGCTCGATCCGTATCCACCGCGAGGACGTGCAGAAGCGCGTCTTCTCGGTGATGGGGCTCGGCGAGGAGGAGGCGCAGGAGAAGTTCGGCTTCCTGCTCGACGCCTTCAAGTACGGCGCGCCCCCGCACGGCGGCATCGCCTTCGGCTGGGACCGGATCGTCGCCCTGCTGGCCGGCACGGACTCGATCCGCGAGGTGATCGCGTTCCCGAAGTCCGGCGGCGGCTACGACCCGCTGACCGCGGCGCCGGCCCCCATCAGCCCCGAGCAGCGCAAGGAGGCCGGTGTGGACGCCAAGCCGGCGGAGGACGTCCCGGCACAGGCCTGAGACACACGCCATCATGCGGCGGCGTCCCGATCGGTGGAAACCGGTTGCGGCGCCGCCGCTGCCGTGTCCGGATCGTTACCGCGGAGTGATCGTCCTCGGGACGGGGGTCACATAGAGTCGCGTCCGGCGCGCCGCAGGCGTGCGGCCGGGAGACCCTCGGCTGGCTGGACTGATGGGGAGAGCATGTCGGCAGAGACCGCCGGCCCCGAGACCCTGGGGCACCTGAGCGACGAGCCGAAGGGCGAGGACCCGGGGACCAAGGGACGCACCATCACGGGCAAGTCGCCCCTGCGCATCGCGATGGGCCGCCTGCTGCGCGACAAGATCGCGCTGGTCTGCATGGCCGTGGTGCTGTTCTTCGTCGTCATCGCGACCTTCGCCGGTCCGCTGCAGAAGCTGTTCGGGGTCTCGACCGAGACGGTGCTGCCCTCGCGGTTCCTCAACCTCGACCTGACGCCGAAGGCCGAGTACGGCCCGCCGTACGGCCCGCTGACCATGGACCACCCCTTCGGCATCGCCCCGCGCACGGCGACCGACAACCTCGCCTTCTGGCTCGAGGGCGCGCAGAACTCCCTGCAGATCGCGGCCACCGCGACGATCCTGGCGATGCTCTTCGGCGTCACCCTGGGCCTGCTCGGCGGCTTCCTCGGTGGGGCGGTCGACCGGTTCCTGACCTTCGTGACCGACTTCTTCCTCACGCTGCCCTTCATCCTGGCCGCGCTGACCATCGCGCCGATCATCAACGAGCGCTTCCGCGACTCGCCCAACTACACGACGATCCAGGTCTTCGCCCTGATCATGGTGCTGGCCGGCTTCGGCTGGATGTCGGTGGCCCGCCTGATCCGCGGCGAGGTCCTCTCGCTGCGCGAGCGCGAGTTCGTCCAGGCCGCCCGGGTCATGGGCATGCCGACCGGCCGGCTGCTGCTCAAGGAGCTGCTGCCCAACCTCGTCGCGCCGATCGTGGTGGCGTCCTCGCTGATGCTGCCCGCCTTCGTCTCGGCCGAGGCCGGCCTGGCCTTCCTCGGCATCGGCGTCACCTCGCGCCCGTCGTGGGGCCAGACCCTCAACCAGGGCATCTCGTTCTTCGACGGCTACGCGCTCTACCTCTACCAGCCCCTGATCGGGATCGTGCTGCTCGTGCTCGCGCTCAACCTGCTCGGTGACGCGCTGCGCGACGCGCTCGACCCCAAGACCCGCCGCTGAGCGGGACCCCCCACACGTCGCCCGGGAGCCTTCTCGGGTGCGCACCAGAAAGGAAATGCCAGACATGAGACGGACCAAGCCGCTGGCAGCGCTCGCCGTTGCCTCGCTCCTGGCCCTGGCCGCATGTGGTTCCGGAGACGGGCCCGGCGAGGGTGCCGAGGGCAACTTCGGAGAGACCGACGCGGGCAAGGACAAGGACCCCAACGCCGAGGGCCCCGCGCCCGAGGTCGAGGGTGCCGAGGCGGGTGGCACCATCACGGTGTTCCTTCCCGGTGACTACGGCCCCGACGACCTGGACCCCACCAACGGGTGGTCCGTGACGGGCAACTCCATCCAGCAGGCGCTCACCAGCCGCTCGCTGACCCAGTACCTCGTCGACTCCGACGGCAACGCCACCCTGGTGCCCGACCTCGCGGTCGACCTGGGTCAGCCCAACGACGACTACACCTCGTGGACCTTCCAGCTGCGTGACAACGCCAGCTGGGAGGACGGCTCGCCGATCACGGCCGAGGAGGTCGCCTTCGGCATCGCCCGCTCGATGGACTCCACCGCCTTCCCCGGCGGCCCGGGCACCGAGTACTCCACCCAGTTCTTCGCCGGTGCGGACGAGTTCGAGGGTCCCTACACCGACAAGGACACCGACTGGACCGAGTGGGAGGGTGTGGAGTTCGACAACGACGCCAACACCGTCACCATCAACATGTCCAAGTCGTTCCCCGACATGGACTACTGGGGCGCCTTCATGGCGATGGGCCCCGCCCCGCTGGGCAAGGCCTCCAACCCGCCGGCCTACGGCCAGAACATCATGTCCAACGGCCCCTACAAGGTCGAGTCGTTCAAGGCCCAGGACGAGCTCGTCCTGGTCAAGAACGACCAGTGGGACCCCGAGTCGGACCCGGCGCGCCACCAGTACGCCGACAAGTTCGTCTTCAAGTTCAACGCCGACCCGGACCAGACCGACCAGATCATGCTGTCGGACAACACCGAGTCGCAGACCGCGATCTCCAACGACCTGTCGGCCTCGAGCTACCAGAAGGCCGTCGACACCCTCGGTGACCGCCTGGTCCAGCAGTCCGTGCAGTGCACCGGCTTCCTGTACCCGGTCTACGACAAGACCGACCTCGCCTTCCGCAAGGCGATCGCCTACGGCTACCCCTACGAGGACGTCTGGGCCGCGACCGGCCAGGTCCCCGGTGTGACCCGCGTCCAGGCGAACTCGATCATGCCCCCGGGCATGGCCGGCAAGCCGGAGTACTTCGTCGACGGTGAGGCCTTCACCTACGACCCCGAGAAGGCCAAGGAGCTCCTCGCGGAGTCCGAGGTCGAGCCGCTGTACTCGGCGATCTACTACGAGCCGGACCCGCTGGCGGTCGCCGGCGCGAAGGTCGCCCAGAAGGGCCTCGAGGAGGCCGGCTTCACCGTCAAGTACACGCCGGTCCAGGAGTCGCCGTACTCCACCTGGACCAACCCCGACGACAAGCTCAACAAGAGC
This genomic window from Nocardioides marinus contains:
- a CDS encoding ABC transporter substrate-binding protein produces the protein MRRTKPLAALAVASLLALAACGSGDGPGEGAEGNFGETDAGKDKDPNAEGPAPEVEGAEAGGTITVFLPGDYGPDDLDPTNGWSVTGNSIQQALTSRSLTQYLVDSDGNATLVPDLAVDLGQPNDDYTSWTFQLRDNASWEDGSPITAEEVAFGIARSMDSTAFPGGPGTEYSTQFFAGADEFEGPYTDKDTDWTEWEGVEFDNDANTVTINMSKSFPDMDYWGAFMAMGPAPLGKASNPPAYGQNIMSNGPYKVESFKAQDELVLVKNDQWDPESDPARHQYADKFVFKFNADPDQTDQIMLSDNTESQTAISNDLSASSYQKAVDTLGDRLVQQSVQCTGFLYPVYDKTDLAFRKAIAYGYPYEDVWAATGQVPGVTRVQANSIMPPGMAGKPEYFVDGEAFTYDPEKAKELLAESEVEPLYSAIYYEPDPLAVAGAKVAQKGLEEAGFTVKYTPVQESPYSTWTNPDDKLNKSLTVRGVNWCSDWPSGSTFIPALFRGGATYNTGGFAEDSIDEMIAEVPNMPIDEQADAWGDIDEKIMTEFFPAIPVNYYNNLFTFGSKIGNPSGDEALGAPNYKNVFVMQ